A portion of the Haemophilus influenzae genome contains these proteins:
- the citF gene encoding citrate lyase subunit alpha translates to MTTREQRIEKYHADRSVYQAVPKSESLSRTAKDRKLCTSLEEAIKRSGLKDGMTVSFHHAFRGGDFVVNMVMNKIAEMGFKNLTLASSSLIDSHFPIVEHIKNGVVTKIYSSGLRGELAEQISRGLLNEPVNIHSHGGRVHLVKSGELKIDVAFLGVPCCDTFGNANGFTGKSKCGSLGYARVDAEYADKVVLLTEEFVEYPHHPISIAQDQVDLIVQVEAVGDPKKIGGGATRMTTNPRELLIARKCAEVIFASGYFKDGFSLQTGSGGAALAVTRFLEEKMRRENITADFALGGITASMVALHEAGLIKKLLDVQSFDSVAAESLARNPNHIEVSANQYANYSSKGASVERLDMVILSALEIDTKFNVNVLTGSDGVIRGASGGHCDTAASAQVAIIVAPLVRGRIPTVVENVITCVTPGENVDILVTDHGVAVNPKRPDLIEALSKTDIPLFTIEQLCERAYSITGKPKEIKFTNKPVAVVRYRDGSVIDTVYQVKD, encoded by the coding sequence ATGACAACAAGAGAACAACGTATTGAAAAATATCACGCTGATCGCTCAGTCTATCAAGCAGTGCCTAAATCTGAATCCCTTTCTCGTACAGCGAAAGATCGCAAACTTTGTACCTCTCTAGAAGAAGCGATTAAACGCTCTGGCTTAAAAGATGGTATGACTGTTTCATTTCATCATGCTTTTCGGGGCGGAGATTTTGTGGTGAATATGGTGATGAATAAAATTGCCGAAATGGGTTTCAAAAATCTGACCCTTGCATCTTCATCTTTAATTGATAGCCACTTCCCGATTGTCGAACATATCAAAAATGGCGTGGTCACCAAAATCTATTCTTCTGGTTTACGCGGTGAACTTGCAGAGCAAATCTCTCGAGGTTTATTGAATGAACCTGTAAATATTCATTCTCATGGTGGACGTGTTCACTTAGTAAAATCTGGCGAATTAAAAATTGACGTTGCTTTTTTAGGCGTGCCTTGCTGTGACACATTCGGTAATGCCAATGGATTTACTGGAAAAAGTAAATGCGGCTCTCTAGGCTATGCGCGTGTCGATGCTGAATATGCTGACAAAGTTGTGTTGCTCACAGAGGAATTTGTTGAATACCCGCACCACCCAATCAGCATAGCTCAAGATCAAGTAGATTTAATCGTGCAAGTTGAAGCAGTCGGTGACCCGAAAAAAATTGGTGGTGGTGCAACCCGAATGACTACCAATCCACGCGAATTGCTCATTGCGCGTAAATGTGCAGAAGTAATTTTTGCCAGTGGTTATTTTAAAGATGGCTTCTCATTACAAACTGGTTCTGGGGGGGCAGCATTAGCTGTTACACGCTTCCTAGAAGAAAAAATGCGTCGTGAAAATATCACTGCAGATTTCGCACTTGGCGGAATTACTGCAAGTATGGTGGCATTACATGAGGCTGGTCTTATTAAAAAATTATTAGATGTACAAAGCTTTGATTCTGTTGCAGCTGAATCACTTGCCCGTAACCCAAATCATATTGAAGTCTCCGCTAACCAATATGCGAATTACAGTTCCAAAGGCGCATCTGTTGAACGTTTAGATATGGTGATTCTTTCTGCTTTAGAAATCGACACTAAATTTAACGTGAATGTATTGACTGGCTCTGACGGTGTGATTCGCGGAGCATCTGGTGGTCATTGTGATACCGCAGCTTCTGCACAAGTAGCAATCATTGTGGCACCATTAGTTCGTGGTCGTATTCCAACCGTGGTGGAAAACGTGATTACCTGTGTAACACCTGGTGAAAACGTCGATATTCTCGTTACCGATCATGGTGTAGCAGTAAATCCTAAACGTCCAGATTTGATTGAAGCTTTAAGCAAAACAGACATTCCATTGTTTACTATTGAACAACTTTGTGAACGTGCTTACAGCATTACTGGTAAACCAAAAGAAATTAAGTTTACTAATAAACCTGTGGCTGTTGTTCGTTATCGTGATGGTTCGGTGATTGATACGGTGTATCAAGTTAAAGACTAG
- the citC gene encoding [citrate (pro-3S)-lyase] ligase — translation MQFERISTEQKKLSLIQTFLHQNALKLDEQIEYFVVGYNDNEQIVVCGGLAGNIIKCVAIDESLRGSGVALQLITELVDLAYTLKRPHLFIYTKPEYATLFKSCGFYIISDANPYVVLLENSATRLQKQCSLWEKMRVDGNRIGSIVMNANPFTLGHRYLIEQALQQCDHLHLFIVGEDASQFSYTERFEMIQQGIFDLSNITLHSGSDYIISRATFPNYFLKDQLITDESYFEIDLKLFRLHIAQALGITHRFVGTELNCPVTAEYNRQMHYWLMDAEMNAPKINVIEIPRKTASNHIISASTVRKHLAEKNWAQLAEFVPMTTLNYLQKCGRF, via the coding sequence ATGCAATTTGAGCGAATTTCTACTGAACAAAAAAAACTTTCCCTCATTCAGACATTTTTACATCAAAATGCGCTTAAATTAGATGAACAAATCGAGTATTTTGTTGTTGGCTATAATGATAACGAACAAATCGTTGTCTGTGGCGGTTTAGCAGGCAATATCATAAAATGTGTTGCGATTGATGAGTCTTTGCGTGGTAGCGGTGTTGCCTTGCAATTAATTACTGAATTGGTTGATTTAGCTTACACGCTAAAACGCCCACACCTTTTTATTTATACAAAACCCGAATATGCAACGTTGTTCAAATCTTGTGGTTTTTATATCATCTCTGATGCCAATCCTTATGTAGTATTGTTAGAAAATAGTGCTACGCGTTTACAAAAACAATGCTCATTATGGGAGAAAATGCGTGTGGATGGTAATCGAATTGGCTCGATTGTAATGAACGCGAATCCATTTACCTTAGGTCATCGTTATTTAATTGAGCAAGCATTACAACAATGTGATCATCTGCATTTATTTATTGTCGGTGAAGACGCATCGCAATTTTCTTACACTGAACGATTTGAAATGATTCAACAAGGTATTTTCGATTTATCCAATATCACTCTTCATTCTGGCTCTGACTATATTATTTCTCGTGCAACATTTCCAAATTATTTCCTAAAAGATCAATTAATTACAGATGAAAGTTATTTTGAGATTGATCTGAAGTTATTCCGTTTACATATTGCTCAAGCTTTGGGAATAACACATCGCTTTGTTGGTACTGAGCTAAATTGTCCCGTCACTGCCGAATATAATCGCCAAATGCATTATTGGTTAATGGATGCCGAAATGAATGCACCAAAAATAAATGTTATCGAGATACCTAGAAAAACAGCAAGCAACCACATTATTTCTGCTTCTACAGTACGAAAGCATTTGGCTGAAAAAAATTGGGCTCAACTCGCAGAGTTTGTGCCTATGACTACGTTAAATTATTTACAAAAGTGCGGTCGTTTTTAA
- the lipB gene encoding lipoyl(octanoyl) transferase LipB yields the protein MNNSLIVRQLGLQDYQEIWHKMQDFTDTRNAETQDEIWLVQHYPVFTQGQAGKPEHLLQRSEIPVVQSDRGGQITYHAPGQQVMYVLIDIKRHKNLNVRQLVTALEQTVVKTLAEYGIESYPKPDAPGVYVDGKKICSLGLRIRRGCSFHGLALNINMDLNPFHYINPCGYAGLEMCQLADFVNQDEADCDNVSAKLIKHFADLLGYNITTL from the coding sequence ATGAACAATTCCCTTATCGTTCGTCAGTTAGGATTGCAAGATTATCAAGAAATTTGGCACAAAATGCAGGATTTTACTGATACTCGAAATGCTGAAACGCAAGACGAAATTTGGTTAGTACAACATTATCCTGTTTTTACACAAGGGCAAGCAGGTAAACCAGAGCATCTTTTACAACGTAGTGAAATCCCTGTGGTGCAATCGGATCGTGGTGGGCAAATTACCTATCACGCACCTGGTCAGCAAGTGATGTATGTGCTTATTGACATTAAACGCCATAAAAACTTAAATGTGCGTCAATTAGTTACCGCACTTGAACAAACGGTGGTGAAAACTTTGGCTGAATATGGCATTGAAAGCTATCCAAAGCCTGATGCGCCAGGTGTTTATGTGGATGGAAAAAAGATTTGTTCTCTTGGATTACGTATTCGTCGTGGTTGCTCTTTTCACGGGTTAGCATTAAATATTAATATGGATCTTAATCCTTTCCATTATATTAATCCTTGTGGTTATGCAGGGCTTGAAATGTGTCAGTTAGCGGATTTTGTTAATCAAGATGAAGCTGATTGCGATAATGTTTCAGCAAAATTAATTAAACACTTCGCCGATCTTTTAGGCTATAATATAACAACTTTATAA
- the citG gene encoding triphosphoribosyl-dephospho-CoA synthase CitG, translating to MQHFFTTFSTEGSKISLEALLNAREERAILQQQLITQYGQTLLCITLTAVGGVKKNALLDYVFTKALENLTALFTQLNITAVKEIVRPLETGHEAYFVVPIDARTLKVLMIELEESIPLARLWDLDVFNAKGNLLSRTDFDLSPRTCLVCGENAKICARTRKHEIDEIVDKIQSLAQKHDFAEHIGEQVYLALIQEARLSPKPGLVDAINNGSHKDMNLHTFEQSAISLKPFFTQFVLKGMMTGHLSENQILSEIRPLGLLAEKAMFKVTDGVNTHKGAIFSFGLVCTAIGRLLAQKSLVQSAVDFDVKLICSLVAQFTQGLTDELKNYPEHLPSTAGVRLFQKYGLTGVRGEAENGFNLIQTLLPQFDEYHQLEWEHRLLILLLNLMAINSDTNVVHRGGLAGLHFIQQTAQDLLTDQHLVTDKTALTQALMKFDTACIERNLSSGGSADLLALTIFFLSFRGN from the coding sequence TTGCAGCATTTTTTTACGACATTCTCTACAGAGGGTTCAAAAATTTCACTTGAAGCATTGCTTAATGCTCGAGAGGAACGTGCAATTTTACAACAACAGCTTATAACACAATATGGACAAACCTTACTTTGCATCACTTTAACTGCTGTGGGTGGCGTAAAAAAAAATGCTTTGTTGGATTATGTTTTTACAAAAGCTCTAGAAAATCTGACCGCACTTTTTACTCAGTTAAACATCACAGCAGTAAAAGAAATAGTCCGTCCGTTAGAAACGGGGCATGAAGCCTATTTTGTAGTACCGATAGATGCTCGTACGCTAAAAGTGCTGATGATTGAATTGGAAGAAAGTATTCCTCTTGCTCGTTTGTGGGATTTAGATGTGTTTAATGCTAAAGGCAATCTACTGAGTCGTACAGATTTTGATCTTTCTCCAAGAACTTGTTTAGTGTGCGGAGAAAATGCAAAAATCTGTGCGAGAACCCGCAAGCACGAGATTGATGAGATTGTAGATAAAATTCAATCTCTCGCACAGAAGCATGATTTCGCAGAACATATTGGTGAACAAGTTTATCTGGCATTAATACAAGAGGCTCGCTTATCGCCAAAACCTGGTTTAGTGGATGCCATCAATAACGGTTCGCACAAAGATATGAACCTACATACTTTTGAGCAAAGTGCGATTAGTTTAAAACCTTTTTTTACGCAGTTTGTTCTCAAAGGCATGATGACCGGGCATTTGTCTGAAAATCAAATTCTCTCTGAAATTCGTCCTTTAGGTTTATTAGCAGAAAAAGCAATGTTTAAAGTTACTGATGGCGTAAACACCCACAAAGGTGCTATTTTTTCTTTTGGTTTAGTGTGTACGGCAATTGGACGATTATTGGCACAAAAAAGTTTGGTTCAAAGTGCGGTAGATTTTGATGTTAAATTAATCTGTTCACTTGTTGCACAATTTACTCAAGGTTTAACGGATGAACTGAAAAATTATCCTGAACACTTGCCTAGTACGGCTGGAGTGCGTTTATTCCAAAAATATGGCTTAACAGGTGTCCGTGGCGAAGCAGAAAATGGTTTTAATCTCATTCAAACGTTGTTGCCACAATTTGATGAGTACCATCAGTTAGAATGGGAACATCGTTTACTGATTTTGTTATTGAATTTAATGGCAATTAACTCCGACACTAACGTGGTTCATCGAGGTGGTTTAGCGGGATTACATTTCATACAGCAAACAGCACAGGATCTGCTTACAGATCAACACCTTGTGACAGATAAAACAGCACTGACACAAGCATTAATGAAATTTGATACCGCCTGCATTGAACGTAATTTAAGTTCGGGCGGTAGTGCTGATTTATTAGCACTAACAATTTTCTTTTTATCATTTAGAGGTAATTAA
- the lipA gene encoding lipoyl synthase, producing MSTPFKMERGVKYRDAAKTSIIPVKNIDPNQELLKKPEWMKIKLPASSAKIESIKNGMRRHGLHSVCEEASCPNLHECFNHGTATFMILGAICTRRCPFCDVAHGKPLPPDPEEPQKLAETIQDMKLKYVVITSVDRDDLPDRGAGHFSECVKAVRELNPNIKIEILVPDFRGRITQALEKLKDNPPDVFNHNLENVPRLYKEIRPGADYEWSLKLLREFKEIFPNIPTKSGLMVGLGETNEEILQVMQDLRDNGVTMLTLGQYLQPSRHHLPVARYVPPTEFDEFRDKANEMGFEHAACGPFVRSSYHADLQASGGLVK from the coding sequence ATGTCTACGCCTTTCAAAATGGAACGCGGTGTAAAATATCGCGATGCGGCAAAAACCTCAATTATTCCCGTAAAAAATATCGATCCTAATCAAGAGTTATTAAAAAAACCAGAATGGATGAAAATTAAACTTCCAGCAAGTTCAGCTAAAATTGAAAGCATTAAAAATGGAATGCGCCGTCACGGATTACATTCTGTTTGTGAGGAAGCATCTTGTCCAAATTTACACGAATGTTTTAATCATGGCACAGCCACTTTTATGATTTTAGGTGCAATTTGCACGCGCCGTTGCCCATTCTGTGATGTGGCTCACGGTAAACCATTACCGCCTGATCCTGAAGAGCCACAAAAATTGGCAGAAACGATTCAAGATATGAAACTTAAATATGTGGTAATCACATCGGTGGATCGTGATGACTTACCTGATCGTGGTGCGGGTCATTTTTCTGAATGTGTAAAAGCTGTGCGCGAGCTTAATCCTAACATTAAGATTGAAATTTTAGTGCCTGATTTTCGTGGTCGTATTACACAGGCTTTAGAGAAATTAAAAGATAATCCGCCAGATGTCTTTAACCATAATTTAGAAAACGTACCGCGCTTATATAAAGAAATTCGTCCAGGTGCGGATTACGAATGGTCACTTAAATTATTGCGTGAATTCAAAGAAATATTCCCAAATATCCCAACCAAATCTGGTTTAATGGTTGGGTTAGGCGAAACCAACGAGGAAATTTTGCAAGTGATGCAAGATTTACGTGATAACGGTGTGACTATGCTCACGTTGGGTCAATATCTTCAACCTAGCCGCCATCATTTGCCTGTTGCCCGTTATGTGCCGCCAACTGAATTTGATGAATTCCGTGATAAAGCCAATGAAATGGGCTTTGAACATGCGGCTTGTGGGCCATTTGTTCGCTCTTCTTATCACGCTGATTTACAAGCCAGTGGCGGATTAGTGAAATAA
- the citE gene encoding citrate (pro-3S)-lyase subunit beta: MKLRRSMLFVPGSNAAMLSNSFIYKPDSIMFDLEDAVALKEKDSARLLVAHALQHPLYKEIETVVRVNPLDSEFGLLDLNSVVRAGVDVVRMPKTESAQDVLDMDHAITEIEKACGREAGSTKMLAAIESPLGITQANQIAFASKRLIGIALGAEDYVRNLKTERSPEGIELLFARCSILQAARAAGIQAFDTVYSNANNEEGFLKEAALIKQLGFDGKSLINPRQIELLHNLFAPTQKDVEQAKRIIEAAAEAERQGAGVVSLNGKMIDAPIIDRAKLVLERAKSGIREE; encoded by the coding sequence ATGAAATTAAGAAGAAGTATGTTATTTGTGCCGGGCTCAAATGCCGCCATGTTAAGTAATAGCTTTATTTATAAACCAGATTCCATTATGTTTGACTTAGAAGATGCGGTTGCTCTCAAAGAAAAAGATTCTGCTCGTTTATTAGTCGCTCATGCACTTCAACATCCGCTTTATAAAGAAATTGAGACCGTAGTTCGTGTTAATCCGCTAGATTCTGAATTTGGTTTATTGGATTTGAATTCGGTAGTGCGTGCGGGTGTGGATGTGGTACGTATGCCAAAAACTGAAAGCGCGCAAGATGTGTTGGATATGGATCACGCCATTACTGAGATTGAGAAAGCTTGCGGTCGAGAAGCAGGTTCGACTAAAATGCTAGCCGCCATCGAATCGCCATTAGGTATCACTCAAGCCAACCAAATCGCTTTCGCTTCTAAACGTTTAATTGGTATCGCATTGGGTGCAGAGGATTACGTACGTAACTTAAAAACCGAGCGTTCACCAGAGGGGATTGAACTGCTTTTTGCTCGTTGTTCTATTTTACAAGCGGCACGTGCGGCTGGCATTCAGGCTTTTGATACCGTATATTCTAACGCGAACAATGAAGAAGGCTTCTTAAAAGAGGCTGCATTAATTAAACAGCTTGGTTTTGACGGTAAATCCTTAATCAACCCACGCCAAATTGAATTGTTACACAACTTATTTGCACCGACACAAAAAGACGTGGAGCAGGCAAAACGCATTATTGAAGCGGCAGCAGAAGCTGAACGACAAGGGGCTGGTGTTGTTTCGTTAAACGGTAAAATGATTGACGCACCGATTATTGATCGCGCAAAACTTGTATTAGAACGTGCGAAATCAGGTATTCGTGAAGAGTAA
- the citD gene encoding citrate lyase acyl carrier protein: MKITKVAVAGTLESSDVQVRVQPFDSLDIEINSSVAKQFGEQIEATVREVLAKLGITAAQVIVEDKGALDCVLQARVKAAAMRATDETINWEAVL; encoded by the coding sequence ATGAAAATAACAAAAGTAGCCGTTGCAGGGACACTGGAATCCAGTGATGTTCAAGTACGGGTTCAACCTTTTGATTCACTCGATATTGAAATCAATAGCTCAGTAGCAAAACAATTTGGTGAACAAATTGAAGCGACAGTTCGTGAAGTATTAGCAAAACTAGGCATTACAGCAGCGCAAGTCATTGTAGAAGACAAAGGGGCGTTAGATTGCGTGTTACAAGCTCGAGTAAAAGCTGCTGCAATGCGTGCAACTGATGAAACGATTAACTGGGAGGCTGTGCTATGA
- the ybeD gene encoding DUF493 family protein YbeD, translating to MTIENDYAKLKELMEFPAKMTFKVAGINREGLAQDLIQVVQKYIKGDYIPKEKRSSKGTYNSVSIDIIAENFDQVETLYKELAKVEGVKMVI from the coding sequence ATGACAATAGAAAACGATTATGCAAAACTCAAGGAATTAATGGAATTTCCAGCAAAAATGACTTTTAAAGTTGCGGGAATTAATAGAGAAGGGTTAGCACAAGATCTTATACAAGTGGTGCAAAAATATATTAAAGGCGATTATATTCCAAAAGAAAAGCGCAGTAGTAAAGGCACTTATAATTCAGTTTCAATTGATATTATTGCTGAAAACTTTGATCAGGTAGAAACACTCTATAAAGAACTGGCTAAAGTTGAAGGCGTGAAAATGGTTATTTAG
- the rodA gene encoding rod shape-determining protein RodA has translation MEDKIPFWLRVWQRLHIDFWLFIGLLAITAYGMLVLYSASGASETMFNSRIIQVLLGFIVMLLMAQFPPRFYQRIAPYLYLIGFVLLILVDVIGTTSKGAQRWLDLGFIRFQPSEIVKLAVPLMVAVYLGNRPLPPKLSETFIAIAMILLPTLLVAIQPDLGTSILVSASGLFVVFLAGMSWWLILAAVIGLAGFIPIMWLYLMHDYQRTRVLTLLDPEKDPLGAGYHILQSKIAIGSGGLSGKGWMQGTQSQLEFLPEPHTDFIFAVMGEEHGMIGFLILMAIYLFIIVRGLMIAVNAQTSFGRILAGATTLIFFVYVFVNIGMVSGILPVVGVPLPLFSYGGTSYVAIMASFGLLMSIHTHKSQFMKRS, from the coding sequence ATGGAAGATAAAATCCCTTTTTGGTTGCGTGTTTGGCAACGTTTGCATATTGATTTTTGGCTGTTTATCGGACTTCTTGCAATAACTGCTTATGGTATGCTGGTGTTATATAGTGCATCAGGTGCCAGTGAAACGATGTTTAATAGCCGAATTATTCAGGTCTTACTTGGATTTATTGTTATGCTGTTAATGGCTCAATTTCCACCAAGATTTTACCAACGCATCGCACCTTATCTTTATTTAATTGGTTTTGTGTTATTGATCTTGGTAGATGTTATTGGTACGACAAGTAAAGGTGCGCAGCGTTGGCTTGATCTTGGATTTATTCGTTTTCAACCCTCTGAAATTGTAAAACTTGCTGTGCCATTAATGGTGGCGGTGTATTTAGGTAATCGCCCGCTTCCACCTAAATTAAGTGAAACATTTATAGCGATTGCAATGATTCTACTGCCAACATTGCTTGTGGCGATTCAGCCTGATTTAGGCACATCAATTTTGGTCAGTGCGTCAGGTTTATTTGTCGTGTTTTTAGCAGGAATGAGCTGGTGGCTTATTTTAGCGGCAGTGATTGGCTTAGCTGGATTTATTCCGATCATGTGGTTATATCTAATGCACGATTATCAACGCACTCGCGTTCTCACATTATTGGACCCAGAAAAAGATCCTCTCGGTGCTGGCTATCATATTTTACAATCAAAGATTGCGATTGGTTCTGGTGGATTAAGCGGAAAAGGCTGGATGCAGGGGACTCAATCACAATTAGAATTTTTGCCCGAACCTCATACAGATTTTATTTTTGCGGTAATGGGTGAAGAGCACGGAATGATTGGTTTTTTGATTTTAATGGCGATTTACTTGTTTATTATTGTGCGAGGTTTAATGATTGCCGTAAATGCTCAAACTTCTTTTGGGCGTATTCTTGCTGGTGCAACAACATTAATTTTCTTTGTTTATGTATTTGTGAATATTGGAATGGTAAGCGGAATTTTGCCTGTTGTGGGTGTGCCATTACCTTTATTTAGTTATGGTGGTACCTCTTATGTTGCGATTATGGCAAGTTTTGGTTTACTGATGTCTATTCATACGCATAAAAGTCAATTTATGAAAAGGAGCTAA
- a CDS encoding septal ring lytic transglycosylase RlpA family protein has translation MKLKTGLNLTALLLFMISVAFPVQADTQKMYGIRGDNLSIATQMPAPRTYSVKGQTYTTKSGNEAKSYIKEGLASYYHLKFDGRKTASGDVYNSKQFTAAHKTLPINSYALVTNLHNNRKVIVRINDRGPFSDKRLIDLSHAAAKEIGLISRGIGQVRIEALHVAKNGNLSGAATKTLAKQAKTQEAADRLVLKSNTLFDNASKSINALKGTEFYCLKMLELTSRSQANKLITQLALANIQTEVNRSGNKYEIYIGPFDDKTKMAQVRTKLQKMANNKPLIVYTYKN, from the coding sequence ATGAAATTAAAAACTGGGTTAAATTTGACCGCACTTTTGCTATTTATGATAAGTGTAGCTTTTCCTGTGCAGGCTGATACGCAAAAAATGTATGGTATTCGAGGGGATAATCTTTCTATCGCAACTCAAATGCCTGCACCAAGGACTTATTCAGTAAAAGGGCAAACTTATACCACTAAAAGTGGGAATGAAGCCAAATCTTATATTAAAGAAGGTTTAGCAAGTTATTATCATCTTAAATTTGATGGGCGCAAAACAGCAAGTGGCGATGTTTATAACTCAAAACAATTTACTGCAGCACATAAAACATTGCCAATAAATTCTTATGCTTTAGTGACAAATTTACATAACAATCGTAAAGTTATCGTACGTATTAATGATCGTGGGCCTTTTAGTGATAAACGTTTAATTGATCTTTCACACGCTGCGGCAAAAGAAATTGGCTTAATTTCCCGCGGCATAGGGCAGGTAAGAATTGAGGCCTTGCACGTTGCTAAAAATGGGAATTTATCAGGCGCAGCCACAAAAACACTGGCTAAACAAGCAAAAACTCAGGAAGCTGCCGATCGTTTAGTATTAAAATCTAACACGCTTTTTGATAACGCATCTAAGTCAATAAATGCTCTAAAAGGAACCGAATTTTACTGTTTGAAAATGCTTGAATTAACCTCTCGTAGCCAAGCAAATAAATTAATTACGCAACTTGCGTTAGCGAATATTCAAACTGAAGTAAATCGCTCAGGAAATAAATATGAAATTTATATTGGGCCTTTTGATGACAAAACAAAAATGGCACAAGTGAGAACTAAATTACAAAAAATGGCAAATAATAAGCCATTAATTGTTTATACGTATAAAAATTAA
- a CDS encoding D-alanyl-D-alanine carboxypeptidase family protein: protein MLKRTTKIAFLSSFAALSAFSVSAEDMQFGVTPPQITAQTYVLMDYNSGAILTALNPDQRQYPASLTKMMTSYVVGVALKQGKIHNTDMVTIGESAWGRNFPDSSKMFLDLNTQVSVADLNRGVIVVSGNDATVALAEHISGNVPNFVETMNKYVQQFGLKNTNFTTPHGLDDPNQYSSARDMAIIGAHIIRDLPEEYKIYSEKDFTFNKIKQPNRNGLLWDKTINVDGMKTGHTSQAGYNLVASATTSNNMRLISVVMGVPTYKGREVESKKLLQWGFANFETFKTLEAGKEISEQRVYYGDKNSVKLGAFMDHFITIPKGKQSEVKARYELADKNLQAPLAKGQVIGKVVYQLDGKDIASANLQVMNDVGEAGIFGKLWDWLVLTVKGLFS, encoded by the coding sequence ATGTTGAAAAGAACAACAAAAATCGCATTTTTATCAAGTTTTGCGGCACTTAGTGCTTTTTCGGTATCTGCAGAGGATATGCAGTTTGGCGTAACTCCACCACAAATTACGGCTCAAACGTATGTATTGATGGATTATAATTCAGGTGCAATTTTGACCGCACTTAATCCAGATCAACGTCAATATCCAGCATCACTGACTAAAATGATGACAAGTTATGTAGTTGGTGTCGCATTAAAACAAGGCAAAATCCATAATACCGATATGGTTACCATTGGTGAAAGTGCGTGGGGGCGTAATTTCCCTGATTCATCAAAAATGTTTTTAGATTTAAATACACAAGTATCTGTAGCAGACTTAAATCGAGGTGTGATTGTTGTTTCTGGTAATGATGCGACTGTTGCATTAGCTGAACATATTTCTGGCAATGTACCGAACTTTGTAGAAACAATGAATAAATATGTTCAACAATTTGGTTTGAAAAATACAAATTTCACCACGCCCCATGGTTTAGACGATCCAAATCAATATTCTTCCGCGCGTGATATGGCAATTATTGGTGCACATATTATTCGTGATTTACCTGAAGAATATAAAATTTACTCCGAAAAAGACTTTACATTTAATAAAATCAAACAACCTAACCGTAATGGACTATTATGGGATAAAACCATCAATGTTGATGGAATGAAGACAGGGCATACTAGCCAAGCAGGATATAACTTAGTCGCTTCAGCGACTACATCAAACAATATGCGTTTAATTTCTGTAGTAATGGGTGTGCCAACTTACAAAGGTCGTGAAGTAGAAAGTAAGAAACTTTTACAATGGGGTTTTGCTAATTTCGAAACATTTAAAACTTTAGAGGCTGGTAAAGAAATTTCAGAACAAAGGGTTTATTATGGCGATAAAAATTCAGTAAAACTTGGTGCTTTCATGGATCACTTTATTACGATACCTAAAGGTAAACAAAGTGAGGTTAAAGCTCGTTATGAATTAGCAGATAAAAATTTACAAGCACCATTAGCAAAAGGTCAAGTGATTGGTAAAGTGGTTTATCAACTGGATGGTAAGGATATTGCAAGTGCCAATTTACAAGTGATGAATGATGTGGGAGAAGCGGGTATTTTTGGTAAACTATGGGATTGGTTAGTATTGACTGTGAAAGGGTTATTCTCATAA